The Novosphingobium kaempferiae genome includes a window with the following:
- a CDS encoding TonB-dependent receptor, protein MRKTSYIIAGLLASASPVWADEAPIVVTAPGGSIDLDEAREVDPQALDIAGKRDLARALERTVPGLTLAESTGNPWQAALTWRGFSASALQGAEQGLAVYLDGVRFNQPFGDVVLLDVVPEAALRGAQLNEANPVLGRNALAGSLLLTTHDGTSLSGLRLQGDLDTVGSVGGSVSLGLGDKADNLLVVAEARHDDGWRVASPSTLKRLFAKGLHDAGTWGLELQALAADTDLTGNGVAPVELLDADWNAVFTTPDVTHTRFARLVAAPWIAAGDTGRVELRAHWQTLTRRSANGDLADFGACEDDAANLCLGDDDEFEEPLLANGAPVVIDPAVDDYAVFNRGRERTRSGGAMLQWLDERETQNGTRRFAVGASWERARTRFVATTELGELEEDRSVKGLGLLLTSEDGGITPVDVVTRMTDLALFASAEVPLTPALTVEAGARWSRTRVTLDDRLGDALDGSHKFSRLNPSIEFDYALTPQIHATAGFALTSRNPTPAELSCADPESPCTLANFFIADPPLKAMTAQNWHAGISGNSGGLAWRINGWRSDTKNDIRMIASEVRGRAYFANLGESRRQGIEASADWQRGGWRLSASYALTDAKFREDFEVSSPSNPEADEDGLVAVARGDRLPGVPRHSVNLYAGRAGKGWELGLAMRARSGQVLLGDEGNDNARTPAYAVFDAMGRVEVFPGVELAAELRNLFDRRYVTMGTFSEIDEIDLVEAPGAENPRAYAPGAPRRLTVSVRARF, encoded by the coding sequence ATGCGAAAGACCAGCTACATCATCGCCGGCCTGCTGGCCTCGGCCTCGCCGGTATGGGCTGACGAAGCGCCGATCGTCGTCACCGCGCCGGGCGGATCGATCGACCTCGACGAAGCACGCGAGGTGGACCCGCAGGCGCTCGACATCGCGGGAAAGCGCGACCTCGCCCGCGCGCTGGAGCGGACCGTTCCGGGGCTGACACTGGCCGAATCGACCGGCAACCCATGGCAGGCGGCGCTGACGTGGCGCGGCTTCTCGGCCTCCGCGCTGCAGGGTGCGGAGCAGGGGCTGGCGGTCTACCTCGACGGGGTGCGCTTCAACCAGCCGTTCGGCGATGTGGTGCTGCTCGACGTGGTGCCCGAGGCCGCGCTGCGGGGCGCGCAGCTGAATGAGGCGAACCCGGTGCTCGGCCGCAATGCGCTGGCCGGATCGCTGCTGCTGACCACGCATGACGGCACCAGCCTGTCGGGCCTGCGGCTGCAGGGCGATCTGGACACGGTGGGCAGCGTCGGCGGCAGCGTGTCGCTGGGGTTGGGCGACAAGGCCGACAACCTGCTGGTCGTCGCCGAGGCCCGCCATGACGACGGCTGGCGCGTCGCTTCGCCCTCCACGCTCAAGCGGCTGTTCGCCAAGGGCCTGCACGATGCCGGGACATGGGGGCTGGAACTTCAGGCGCTCGCCGCCGACACCGACCTGACGGGCAACGGTGTCGCCCCGGTCGAACTGCTCGATGCGGACTGGAACGCGGTGTTCACCACGCCAGACGTCACCCACACGCGCTTCGCCCGCCTCGTCGCCGCGCCGTGGATCGCGGCGGGAGACACCGGCCGCGTGGAACTGCGCGCGCACTGGCAGACGCTGACCCGCCGCAGCGCCAATGGTGATCTTGCCGACTTCGGCGCCTGCGAGGATGATGCAGCAAACCTGTGCCTCGGCGATGACGACGAGTTCGAGGAACCGCTGCTGGCGAACGGCGCGCCCGTCGTCATCGACCCGGCGGTGGACGACTACGCCGTGTTCAACCGCGGGCGCGAGCGCACCCGCAGCGGCGGGGCGATGCTGCAATGGCTGGACGAGCGCGAGACGCAGAACGGCACCCGCCGCTTCGCCGTAGGCGCCAGCTGGGAACGCGCGCGCACCCGCTTCGTCGCCACCACCGAACTGGGCGAACTGGAGGAGGACCGCTCGGTCAAGGGGCTGGGCCTGCTGCTCACGTCCGAGGACGGCGGCATCACGCCGGTCGACGTCGTCACGCGCATGACCGACCTTGCCCTGTTCGCCAGCGCCGAAGTGCCGCTGACCCCGGCGCTGACGGTGGAGGCGGGCGCGCGCTGGTCGCGCACGCGGGTCACGCTGGACGACCGGCTGGGCGACGCGCTCGACGGCAGCCACAAGTTCAGCCGCCTCAATCCCTCGATCGAGTTCGACTACGCCCTGACCCCGCAGATCCACGCGACCGCCGGGTTCGCGCTCACCAGCCGCAACCCGACGCCCGCCGAACTGTCCTGCGCCGATCCTGAATCGCCGTGCACGCTGGCGAACTTCTTCATCGCCGACCCGCCGCTGAAGGCCATGACGGCGCAGAACTGGCACGCCGGGATTTCCGGGAACAGCGGCGGGCTTGCATGGCGGATCAACGGCTGGCGTTCGGACACGAAGAACGACATCCGCATGATCGCATCGGAAGTGCGCGGGCGGGCCTACTTCGCCAACCTCGGCGAAAGCCGGCGGCAGGGGATCGAGGCTTCGGCCGACTGGCAGCGCGGCGGCTGGCGGCTTTCGGCCAGCTATGCCCTGACCGACGCGAAATTCCGCGAGGATTTCGAGGTCTCCAGCCCCTCCAACCCCGAGGCGGACGAGGACGGCCTGGTCGCGGTCGCGCGTGGAGACCGCCTGCCCGGCGTGCCGCGTCATTCGGTCAATCTCTATGCCGGGCGCGCGGGCAAGGGCTGGGAACTCGGCCTCGCCATGCGCGCGCGTTCGGGGCAGGTCCTGCTGGGGGACGAAGGCAACGACAACGCCCGCACGCCCGCCTACGCCGTGTTCGACGCGATGGGCCGGGTCGAGGTCTTCCCCGGCGTCGAGCTGGCGGCGGAACTGCGCAACCTGTTCGACCGCCGCTACGTGACGATGGGCACGTTCTCCGAGATCGACGAGATCGATCTGGTCGAGGCGCCGGGAGCGGAAAACCCCCGCGCCTACGCCCCGGGCGCGCCGCGCAGGCTGACGGTTTCGGTAAGAGCGCGGTTTTAG
- a CDS encoding cytochrome b — protein MDTPRYNAAARMLHWIIAALIVANLASGLLHDALDGVVSVMPVHKAMGLTVLVLSMLRLMLRLTWRAPAYPASMSRAEIGLAHAVHAVLYLFMIAMPVSGWIMSSAGKYPLTWFGLFDWPKLAVAKGSTLYEVGHGFHGTGGWLLLALVAGHVGAALRHHFMLRDGVLRRML, from the coding sequence ATGGACACACCCAGGTACAATGCCGCAGCACGCATGCTGCACTGGATCATCGCGGCGCTCATCGTCGCCAACCTTGCCAGCGGGCTGCTGCACGATGCGCTCGACGGCGTGGTGTCGGTCATGCCGGTCCACAAGGCGATGGGGCTGACCGTTCTGGTCCTCTCCATGCTGCGCCTCATGCTGCGGCTGACGTGGCGGGCGCCCGCTTATCCCGCCAGCATGAGCCGGGCCGAGATCGGCCTCGCCCACGCGGTCCATGCGGTGCTCTATCTCTTCATGATCGCGATGCCGGTGTCGGGGTGGATCATGTCCTCGGCGGGCAAGTATCCGCTGACGTGGTTCGGCCTGTTCGACTGGCCCAAGCTGGCGGTGGCGAAGGGCAGCACGCTCTACGAGGTGGGCCACGGCTTCCACGGCACCGGCGGCTGGCTGCTGCTGGCGCTGGTCGCGGGCCATGTCGGCGCGGCGCTGCGCCATCATTTCATGCTGCGGGACGGCGTGCTGCGCCGGATGCTTTGA
- a CDS encoding porin, protein MISRIILRGGAALGVLAMGAVTLGAPAYAGSSEALLKRLHEKGILSDEDYNELLAQERAETAATPQIATSSAATPTERAQGTLDMSRMVRVSETGIGMEIGPATIKFSGSVNGFYVHDNPDTPSATTQVVGGVASVGTRNSSAVRNGLLPGYLTISVSTKQEGWDVGAFFGMYPGINSAAWGALGANNGGQPTALATAGIDFRQTYLTFGKPNIGTFKIGRDIGLFGSEAILNDITLLSSGTPGGNVAPANTTLGRIGVGYIYTDFQPQITYTSPSFGGVQASVGVFQPLSSLTGPDQQNSSPGFQGKLTYDGKFGGIGARAWVGGVTQRHNQVNGESFTGQGLDFGGKVTAGPIQVVGYYYTAKGLGTTVFGLHDSDGFGNPRKSDGFYAQALATFGKISVGGSYGESSLKHANAADAIANPNLVKTNSSYVGQARYNLTSWLTLIGEYIHSKARAHSGNEAQSDAIALGGILFF, encoded by the coding sequence ATGATCTCCAGGATCATACTGCGCGGCGGTGCCGCGCTTGGCGTACTGGCCATGGGCGCAGTGACACTAGGGGCACCGGCATATGCGGGCAGCAGCGAGGCGCTGCTGAAGCGGCTGCACGAGAAGGGCATTCTGAGCGACGAGGACTATAACGAGCTGCTCGCGCAGGAGCGTGCCGAAACCGCCGCGACGCCGCAGATCGCGACATCCTCCGCCGCCACCCCGACCGAACGGGCGCAGGGCACGCTCGACATGAGCCGCATGGTGCGCGTCAGCGAGACCGGCATCGGCATGGAAATCGGGCCGGCGACGATCAAGTTCAGCGGTTCGGTCAACGGCTTCTACGTCCACGACAATCCGGACACCCCCTCGGCCACCACGCAGGTCGTCGGCGGCGTCGCCAGCGTCGGCACGCGCAATTCCAGCGCGGTGCGCAACGGCCTGCTGCCGGGCTACCTGACGATCTCGGTATCGACGAAGCAGGAAGGCTGGGACGTCGGCGCGTTCTTCGGGATGTATCCCGGCATCAACTCCGCCGCGTGGGGTGCGCTGGGGGCCAACAACGGCGGGCAGCCGACCGCGCTGGCGACGGCGGGCATCGACTTTCGTCAGACCTACCTGACCTTCGGCAAGCCCAACATCGGTACCTTCAAGATCGGCCGCGACATCGGCCTGTTCGGGTCAGAGGCGATCCTCAACGACATCACGCTGCTGTCCTCGGGCACGCCCGGCGGCAACGTGGCTCCGGCCAACACGACGCTGGGCCGCATCGGCGTGGGCTACATCTACACCGACTTCCAGCCGCAGATCACCTACACCTCGCCGAGTTTCGGCGGCGTGCAGGCGTCGGTCGGGGTGTTCCAGCCGCTGTCCTCGCTGACCGGGCCCGACCAGCAGAACTCCTCGCCCGGCTTTCAGGGCAAGCTGACTTACGACGGCAAGTTCGGCGGCATCGGTGCGCGGGCATGGGTCGGCGGCGTAACGCAGCGGCACAACCAGGTGAACGGCGAGAGCTTCACCGGGCAGGGCCTCGACTTCGGCGGCAAGGTGACGGCGGGGCCGATCCAGGTGGTGGGCTACTACTACACCGCCAAGGGCCTCGGCACGACGGTGTTCGGGTTGCATGACAGCGACGGCTTCGGCAACCCGCGCAAGAGCGACGGCTTCTACGCGCAGGCTCTGGCCACCTTCGGCAAGATCTCGGTCGGCGGCAGCTACGGCGAAAGTTCGCTCAAGCATGCCAATGCTGCGGATGCCATCGCCAATCCGAACCTCGTGAAGACCAACTCCAGCTACGTCGGACAGGCCCGCTACAACCTGACCAGCTGGCTCACGCTGATCGGGGAATACATCCACTCCAAGGCCAGGGCCCATTCCGGCAACGAGGCGCAGAGCGACGCCATCGCGCTGGGCGGGATCCTGTTCTTCTGA
- a CDS encoding PQQ-dependent catabolism-associated beta-propeller protein, whose product MERSLKRWALALCAAPLALYVVPAFAQDADGSATRAYVSNERSSTVTVVDLGTGKAVAQWPVGKRPRGISMTRDGKYVLICASADNAVEVRDPATGALVATLPSGADPEQFFASHDGKLLYAANEDDGAVTAIDLAARKVAWQVSVGKEPEGIAESPDGKWLLVTSEEDNSVAWIDISTRAVAHETETEARPRHVEFTPDGKQVWIAAEVGGVVHVVDVATQAIVRTIQFAPPGAPDYKVMPCGIRFTPDGRTAVVALGRADSVAVVDAAGGSVRGYVKVGARPWHLAILPGGTSALVANGASDDLSMVDLAALKVTATVPAGEGPWGVALGR is encoded by the coding sequence ATGGAGAGAAGCCTGAAGAGATGGGCGCTGGCGCTGTGTGCCGCGCCGCTGGCGCTGTATGTGGTGCCTGCTTTCGCGCAGGATGCCGATGGTTCAGCAACCCGTGCCTATGTGAGCAACGAGCGGTCCTCGACCGTGACGGTGGTCGATCTCGGCACCGGCAAGGCGGTGGCGCAGTGGCCGGTCGGCAAGCGTCCGCGCGGGATCTCGATGACGCGCGACGGGAAATACGTGCTGATCTGTGCCAGCGCCGACAACGCGGTGGAAGTGCGCGATCCGGCGACGGGCGCGCTGGTCGCCACGCTGCCCTCGGGCGCGGACCCGGAGCAGTTCTTCGCCTCGCACGATGGCAAGCTGCTCTATGCCGCGAACGAGGACGACGGCGCGGTGACGGCGATCGACCTTGCCGCTCGCAAGGTCGCCTGGCAGGTCAGCGTCGGCAAGGAGCCCGAAGGCATCGCCGAAAGCCCGGACGGCAAGTGGCTGCTCGTCACCAGTGAGGAGGACAACTCCGTCGCCTGGATCGATATCAGCACCCGCGCCGTCGCGCACGAGACCGAGACCGAGGCGCGCCCGCGCCATGTCGAGTTCACGCCCGACGGCAAACAGGTCTGGATCGCCGCGGAAGTGGGCGGCGTGGTCCATGTGGTGGATGTCGCCACGCAGGCGATCGTCCGGACCATCCAGTTCGCGCCGCCGGGCGCGCCGGACTACAAGGTCATGCCCTGCGGCATCCGCTTCACGCCGGACGGCAGGACGGCGGTGGTCGCGCTGGGGCGGGCGGACAGCGTGGCCGTGGTCGATGCAGCAGGCGGTTCGGTGCGCGGCTACGTCAAGGTGGGCGCGCGGCCGTGGCACCTCGCCATTCTGCCCGGCGGCACCAGCGCGCTCGTCGCCAACGGGGCGAGCGATGACCTTTCGATGGTGGACCTCGCGGCGCTGAAAGTGACGGCCACAGTGCCCGCGGGCGAGGGGCCGTGGGGCGTGGCGCTGGGGAGGTAG
- the pedF gene encoding cytochrome c-550 PedF has protein sequence MTIRTGRAVLVAAAAIASLSIGTNLYAHGDVTPQPVDTTALPDIEGGNDAWKTENPYTGNAKAMEIGKSAYGQNCARCHGLDAISGGIAPDLRYLELGSSGDEWFVERFRHGSSHDGKVYMPPFGDVLGQKAGWAIRAWLESKHTDE, from the coding sequence ATGACCATCCGAACCGGCCGCGCGGTCCTCGTCGCTGCCGCCGCCATCGCCTCGCTTTCGATCGGCACCAACCTCTACGCCCACGGCGACGTCACGCCGCAGCCGGTGGACACCACGGCCCTGCCCGACATCGAGGGCGGCAACGACGCCTGGAAGACCGAGAACCCCTATACCGGCAACGCCAAGGCCATGGAGATCGGCAAGTCCGCCTACGGCCAGAACTGCGCCCGCTGCCACGGCCTCGACGCGATCTCGGGCGGCATCGCGCCGGACCTGCGCTACCTCGAACTCGGCTCCTCGGGCGACGAATGGTTCGTCGAGCGGTTCCGCCACGGCTCCAGCCACGATGGCAAGGTCTACATGCCGCCCTTCGGCGACGTGCTGGGCCAGAAGGCCGGCTGGGCGATCCGCGCCTGGCTGGAATCCAAGCACACCGACGAGTGA
- a CDS encoding substrate-binding periplasmic protein, with translation MTAAGALAALRPAALWAAPLDKVKALGVLRVGLYNDNRPWSWEQDGKPAGIDADLARAIAEALGVRADIALFTADEELSDDLRNVVWRGGLLGFQACDVMLHVPFDRQLMAQEDNVTFLAPYYRESFGAACGETTDCEAMPVRWKGRRIAAELDSIPDFYLLGHAGGALAKDVVHLPTGYQAVSAVGRREADAAVATTAQIEAAMHDAPDAGILHRKGFLPAMLSPGWDIGIAVKENSRNLGFAIEELFAAMAKDGRMKATFAKYGVGWRPALASQTT, from the coding sequence ATGACGGCCGCAGGCGCGCTTGCCGCCCTGCGGCCCGCCGCTCTGTGGGCCGCGCCGCTGGACAAGGTGAAGGCGCTGGGCGTGCTGCGCGTCGGGCTCTACAACGACAACCGGCCGTGGTCGTGGGAGCAGGACGGCAAGCCCGCCGGTATCGACGCCGACCTTGCCCGCGCCATCGCCGAGGCATTGGGCGTGCGCGCCGACATCGCGCTGTTCACCGCCGACGAGGAGCTCTCGGACGACTTGCGCAACGTGGTCTGGCGTGGCGGTCTGCTGGGCTTCCAGGCCTGCGACGTCATGCTGCACGTCCCCTTCGACCGCCAGTTGATGGCGCAGGAGGACAACGTGACCTTCCTCGCCCCCTACTACCGCGAGAGCTTCGGCGCGGCCTGCGGCGAGACGACGGACTGCGAGGCGATGCCGGTGCGCTGGAAGGGCCGCAGGATCGCGGCGGAGCTGGATTCGATCCCCGATTTCTACCTGCTCGGCCATGCGGGCGGTGCTCTCGCGAAGGACGTGGTACACCTGCCGACCGGCTATCAGGCGGTCAGCGCCGTGGGCCGCAGAGAGGCCGACGCCGCCGTCGCCACCACCGCGCAGATCGAAGCCGCCATGCACGACGCGCCCGACGCGGGCATCCTGCACCGCAAGGGCTTCCTCCCCGCGATGCTCTCCCCCGGCTGGGACATCGGCATCGCGGTGAAGGAAAACAGCCGTAACCTCGGCTTCGCGATCGAGGAACTCTTCGCCGCCATGGCCAAGGACGGCCGCATGAAGGCGACTTTCGCGAAATACGGCGTCGGATGGCGCCCCGCGCTGGCCTCGCA